In Hamadaea flava, a genomic segment contains:
- a CDS encoding site-2 protease family protein, protein MEPSPPPQTVTQPPPTVSQVESQVMQKKKTWRDRAGKAGAGVAVAAGATKVAGAGKLVGLLKGVWLFAHFKTAFTMLLSVVGYAIFYGWWFAIGFVLLIFVHEIGHVIVLRFQGVKASAPMFVPFLGAFVKIEGEQRSVAQEAASALAGPIAGVVGTIAVLAAAQSSGSPLLTALAYSGFLINLFNLFPVLPLDGGRVAGALHPAIWIAGLVGAAVFLILRPNPILIFVLIMGGIETYRRWKDRKAGRTSAFFDVPASTRWAIGAAYLATAALCLYGMEYTYVPHHW, encoded by the coding sequence GTGGAACCCTCCCCTCCGCCGCAAACTGTTACCCAGCCTCCACCGACGGTGTCGCAGGTCGAGTCCCAGGTCATGCAGAAGAAGAAGACCTGGCGGGATCGTGCGGGCAAAGCGGGCGCGGGCGTCGCCGTGGCGGCCGGCGCCACCAAGGTCGCGGGCGCGGGCAAACTCGTCGGCCTGCTCAAGGGCGTCTGGCTGTTCGCCCACTTCAAGACGGCCTTCACCATGCTGCTGTCGGTCGTCGGGTACGCCATCTTCTACGGCTGGTGGTTCGCGATCGGCTTCGTCCTGCTGATCTTCGTCCACGAGATCGGGCACGTCATCGTGCTGCGGTTCCAGGGTGTGAAGGCCAGCGCGCCGATGTTCGTCCCATTCCTGGGCGCGTTCGTCAAGATCGAGGGCGAACAGCGCTCGGTGGCGCAGGAGGCGGCCTCAGCACTCGCCGGGCCGATCGCCGGAGTGGTCGGCACGATCGCCGTCCTCGCCGCAGCCCAGTCGAGCGGATCCCCGCTGTTGACGGCGTTGGCGTACTCCGGCTTCCTGATCAACCTGTTCAACCTGTTCCCGGTGCTGCCACTGGACGGCGGCCGGGTCGCGGGCGCACTGCACCCCGCCATCTGGATCGCCGGACTGGTAGGCGCGGCAGTCTTCCTCATCCTGCGGCCCAACCCGATCCTGATCTTCGTCCTGATCATGGGCGGCATCGAGACCTACCGCCGTTGGAAGGATCGCAAAGCCGGGCGGACCAGCGCCTTCTTCGACGTCCCCGCCAGTACGCGCTGGGCCATCGGAGCGGCGTACCTGGCGACGGCGGCGCTCTGCCTCTACGGCATGGAGTACACCTACGTCCCCCACCACTGGTGA
- a CDS encoding phytoene desaturase family protein has product MIIIGGGHNGLVAAAYLARAGQRVLVLERREVVGGAAVTERPFGPDFAVTSLSYVVSLLDPGMVRDLRLAEHGYHVYPQGPYFAPRRDGRALRLADDPADRYAEIAKFSPRDADAYEQWDAWMSRLGGLVGPLLKEIPPKVGSKRPGDLLGLARIGAKLRKVDVRAAFDLTRLFTASVADLVEERFESDAMRGLLSVSGVIGGWAGPRSAGTAYVLLHHHVGEAVDGQTGAWGFPRGGMGAVTQALAAAARGFGAEIRTSAPVARISTRDGRVTGVVLADGEEIAAPVVITTAHPKISFLRLLDRAELPPDFVADIESYQTRSGTVKVNFAVDRLPEFAAHPSYDPAVHGGTIVLSESLDDVETAFQEAVAGRPATLPFADVCIPSVFDPTLAPEGKHVVSMFTQWVPHTFASAPFDDELSAYADRLTERMELVAPGFTASILSRQVIGPHRMQEEYGLVGGNIFHGELTAGQMFHCRPAAGYADLRTPIRGLYQAGSATHGGGGVTGVPGRNVVRQIRRDLRFRRR; this is encoded by the coding sequence ATGATCATCATCGGGGGAGGGCACAACGGCTTGGTGGCCGCCGCCTACCTGGCGCGGGCCGGGCAGCGGGTGCTGGTGCTGGAGCGGCGCGAGGTCGTGGGCGGTGCGGCCGTGACCGAGCGGCCGTTCGGGCCGGACTTCGCGGTGACCTCGTTGTCCTATGTGGTCAGTCTGCTCGATCCCGGGATGGTGCGCGACCTGCGGCTTGCCGAGCACGGTTATCACGTGTACCCGCAGGGGCCCTATTTCGCGCCGCGCCGCGACGGCCGAGCGCTGCGGCTGGCCGACGACCCGGCCGACCGGTACGCGGAGATCGCGAAATTCTCGCCGCGCGACGCCGACGCCTACGAGCAGTGGGACGCCTGGATGAGCCGGCTCGGCGGCCTGGTCGGGCCGCTGCTGAAGGAGATACCGCCGAAGGTCGGCTCGAAGCGGCCCGGTGACCTGCTTGGGCTGGCCCGGATCGGGGCGAAACTGCGCAAGGTCGACGTACGCGCGGCGTTCGACCTCACGCGGCTGTTCACGGCCAGCGTCGCCGATCTGGTCGAGGAGCGGTTCGAGTCGGACGCGATGCGGGGGCTGCTCAGCGTCTCCGGAGTGATCGGCGGCTGGGCCGGTCCGCGCAGTGCCGGGACGGCGTACGTGCTGCTCCATCACCATGTCGGGGAGGCCGTCGACGGGCAGACCGGCGCGTGGGGCTTCCCTCGGGGCGGGATGGGCGCGGTGACGCAGGCGCTCGCAGCCGCCGCCCGCGGCTTCGGAGCCGAGATCCGCACGTCGGCCCCGGTCGCCCGGATCTCGACCCGCGACGGTCGCGTCACCGGCGTCGTCCTGGCCGACGGCGAGGAGATCGCGGCACCCGTCGTCATCACGACGGCGCATCCGAAGATCTCGTTCCTGCGGTTGCTGGACCGAGCCGAGTTGCCGCCGGACTTCGTGGCCGACATCGAGTCCTATCAGACCCGGTCCGGCACGGTGAAGGTGAACTTCGCGGTCGATCGGCTGCCGGAGTTCGCGGCGCACCCGTCCTACGACCCGGCGGTGCACGGCGGCACGATCGTGCTGTCGGAGTCGCTCGACGACGTGGAGACCGCGTTCCAGGAGGCGGTCGCGGGCCGGCCGGCCACTCTGCCGTTCGCCGACGTCTGCATACCCAGCGTCTTCGACCCGACGCTGGCTCCGGAAGGCAAGCACGTCGTCTCGATGTTCACCCAATGGGTTCCGCACACCTTCGCCTCCGCTCCGTTCGACGACGAGCTGTCGGCGTACGCCGATCGGCTGACCGAGCGCATGGAGCTGGTCGCGCCCGGGTTCACGGCGTCGATCCTGAGCCGTCAGGTGATCGGACCGCACCGCATGCAGGAGGAGTACGGACTCGTCGGCGGCAACATCTTCCACGGCGAGCTGACCGCCGGCCAGATGTTCCACTGCCGCCCGGCCGCCGGATACGCCGATCTGCGTACGCCGATCCGAGGGCTGTATCAAGCCGGTTCGGCGACCCATGGCGGGGGAGGCGTGACGGGTGTTCCGGGCCGGAACGTGGTCCGGCAGATCCGGCGTGATCTGCGGTTCCGTCGCAGGTGA
- a CDS encoding amylo-alpha-1,6-glucosidase — protein MSVVHAPASALGGADGQLRPTGAQGLFHADYRVISEAVLRVDGREPVAVAHSLTGPGAAVFVGLLPWLGDLSPDPTVRVERRRRLTADGMTEHVTFANTSHEPVTLGLTIDLACDLAAIETVKSGGLTAPVAVHLDGDHPVWRQGGLAVGVAAPDARVDAADTTVQLSWAITVESGSTTEVSWAATVSDPRAVLIEPAGPVEWERPELVADDRRLTRLLEQSLDDLESLRLAEAGTPEDVFLGAGVPWYLTLFGRDSLWAARMLLPLGTELAAGTLRTLARRQGRALDPRSGEAPGKILHELRRHEFHVALDGEELSLPPAYYGTVDATTLWISLLHDAWRWGLAEDVVEELLPTLEAALTWLDEYADPDRDGFLEYLDTSGLGLANQGWKDSGDAVRFADGRLAEAPIALAEVQAYACQAATNAAALLDAFGRPAADKWRTYAVELSKRFRSAFWVDGPRGAYPAMALDRAKRPVDALTSNIGHLLGTGMLTAEESARVAELLASPELAGGYGLRTMSDRDGGYNPLSYHCGSIWAHDTAIAVTGLAAEGHADAVAVLTEGLLIAAEAVGYRLPELHGGDARTDLRRPTPYPAACQPQAWSAASAVAIVHAASGLRPDVPGGQITLRPLAGAPLGGFTVRGLRVAGRRVSVTVGRDGSASLTGTPSALTILP, from the coding sequence GTGAGCGTCGTTCACGCCCCCGCTTCGGCTCTCGGCGGCGCCGACGGCCAGCTCCGGCCGACCGGTGCGCAGGGTCTGTTCCACGCCGACTACCGGGTGATCTCCGAAGCCGTGCTGCGAGTGGACGGTCGAGAACCGGTGGCGGTCGCGCACAGCCTGACCGGGCCGGGCGCCGCCGTCTTCGTCGGGCTGCTGCCCTGGCTGGGCGATCTGTCACCCGACCCGACCGTACGCGTCGAGCGCCGTCGCCGGCTGACCGCCGACGGGATGACGGAGCACGTCACGTTCGCCAACACCTCCCACGAGCCCGTGACTCTCGGCCTCACCATCGACCTGGCCTGCGATCTCGCCGCCATCGAGACGGTGAAGTCGGGCGGCTTGACCGCTCCGGTCGCGGTGCACCTGGACGGCGACCACCCGGTCTGGCGGCAGGGCGGACTGGCGGTCGGCGTCGCCGCACCGGACGCCCGGGTCGACGCCGCCGACACGACGGTCCAGCTGAGCTGGGCGATCACGGTCGAGTCGGGGTCGACGACCGAGGTGAGCTGGGCGGCGACGGTCAGCGATCCGCGCGCCGTCCTGATCGAGCCGGCCGGCCCGGTCGAATGGGAGCGCCCCGAGCTGGTCGCCGACGACCGGCGGCTGACCCGGCTGCTGGAGCAGTCGCTCGACGACCTGGAATCGCTGCGCCTGGCCGAAGCCGGTACGCCCGAGGACGTCTTCCTCGGCGCCGGAGTGCCCTGGTACCTGACGTTGTTCGGACGCGACAGCCTGTGGGCGGCCCGGATGCTGCTGCCCCTCGGCACCGAGCTGGCCGCCGGGACACTGCGTACGCTGGCGCGCCGCCAGGGCCGGGCATTGGATCCGAGGTCGGGGGAGGCCCCGGGGAAGATCCTGCACGAGCTGCGGCGGCACGAGTTCCATGTGGCGCTCGACGGCGAGGAGCTGTCGCTGCCCCCGGCGTACTACGGGACGGTCGACGCGACCACGTTGTGGATCAGCCTCCTGCACGACGCCTGGCGCTGGGGGCTGGCCGAGGACGTCGTCGAGGAGCTGCTGCCCACCCTGGAAGCCGCGCTGACCTGGCTCGACGAGTACGCCGACCCGGACCGCGACGGCTTCCTGGAGTACCTCGACACCAGTGGGCTCGGCCTGGCCAACCAGGGCTGGAAGGACTCCGGCGACGCAGTGCGGTTCGCCGACGGCCGGCTCGCCGAAGCCCCGATCGCGCTCGCCGAGGTCCAGGCGTACGCCTGCCAGGCGGCGACGAACGCGGCCGCGCTGCTCGACGCGTTCGGCCGGCCCGCCGCCGACAAGTGGCGCACGTACGCCGTCGAGCTGTCCAAGCGCTTCCGGTCGGCGTTCTGGGTGGACGGCCCGCGCGGGGCGTACCCGGCGATGGCGCTCGACCGGGCCAAGCGGCCGGTCGACGCCCTGACGAGCAACATCGGCCACCTGCTCGGCACCGGGATGCTGACCGCCGAGGAGTCGGCCCGGGTCGCCGAGCTGCTGGCGTCGCCGGAACTGGCGGGCGGCTACGGGCTGCGGACGATGTCCGACCGGGACGGCGGCTACAACCCGCTGTCGTACCACTGTGGATCGATCTGGGCGCATGACACCGCGATCGCCGTGACGGGGCTGGCCGCGGAGGGCCACGCGGACGCGGTCGCAGTGCTCACGGAGGGCCTGCTCATCGCGGCGGAAGCCGTCGGCTATCGGCTGCCCGAGCTGCACGGCGGCGACGCCCGGACCGACCTTCGCCGCCCGACGCCGTACCCGGCTGCGTGCCAGCCGCAGGCCTGGTCGGCGGCGAGCGCCGTCGCGATCGTGCACGCGGCGTCGGGCCTGCGCCCGGACGTGCCCGGCGGTCAGATCACCCTGCGTCCGCTCGCGGGCGCGCCGCTCGGCGGCTTCACGGTCCGCGGTCTGCGCGTCGCCGGTCGCCGCGTCTCGGTCACCGTCGGCCGTGACGGCTCAGCTTCCCTCACCGGTACGCCGAGCGCCCTCACCATCCTCCCCTAA
- a CDS encoding toprim domain-containing protein, whose product MEFVPATSRLLAANRAAAAFYAAQLRQVPAARRYLRERGIEAAAGSWWQPGFAPATWTAVLDRLTGLGFTPEELLAAGLVRRSRTGRLIDYLRQRVVFPIHDQRGNVIGFTGRDLSGRTDAPKYLNTPTTTIYHKGEALFGLSLQLAHRRRRDRRPIRVFVVEGAADAIAVHRMVHDHAPEQLLPVALCGIVLTEHHLRLLRKAIGPTASLSLLLDGDDAGRDAFERWLPLLRTWAGPVDIATLPDGTDPAELLVRHGPEQALRIVLGARRPAQLARLDRILDRLDLGALDLSEPETRVRVWRAITPCFRDDPTRGADLADLAGSRLGLPLGDVMTGVVNEIA is encoded by the coding sequence ATGGAGTTCGTACCCGCGACATCCCGTCTGCTGGCGGCCAACCGGGCCGCCGCGGCGTTCTATGCCGCCCAGCTCCGGCAGGTCCCGGCCGCCCGGCGGTACCTGCGAGAACGCGGCATCGAGGCGGCCGCGGGATCGTGGTGGCAGCCCGGCTTCGCCCCGGCCACCTGGACCGCCGTCCTCGACCGGCTGACCGGGCTCGGCTTCACCCCGGAAGAGCTGCTGGCCGCGGGTCTGGTCCGGCGATCGCGGACCGGACGGCTCATCGACTATCTGCGGCAGCGGGTCGTCTTCCCCATCCACGACCAGCGCGGCAACGTCATCGGCTTCACCGGCCGGGACCTGTCCGGCCGAACGGACGCCCCGAAGTATCTCAACACCCCGACGACCACGATCTACCACAAGGGCGAGGCGCTGTTCGGCCTCAGCCTCCAGCTGGCACACCGGCGGCGGCGCGATCGGCGGCCGATCCGGGTCTTCGTCGTGGAAGGCGCGGCCGACGCCATCGCGGTGCACCGCATGGTCCACGACCACGCGCCGGAGCAGCTGCTGCCGGTGGCGTTGTGCGGGATCGTCCTCACCGAGCATCACCTGCGGCTGCTGCGGAAGGCGATCGGCCCGACCGCCTCGCTCAGCCTCCTGCTCGACGGCGACGACGCCGGGCGGGACGCCTTCGAACGCTGGCTGCCGCTGCTGCGTACGTGGGCGGGGCCGGTCGACATCGCCACCCTGCCCGACGGCACCGACCCCGCCGAGCTCCTGGTTCGGCACGGCCCTGAGCAAGCGCTGCGGATCGTCCTGGGCGCGCGGCGGCCGGCGCAGCTGGCCCGGCTCGACCGCATCCTCGACCGGCTCGACCTGGGTGCGCTCGACCTCAGCGAGCCCGAGACTCGCGTACGCGTCTGGCGGGCCATCACGCCGTGCTTCCGGGACGACCCGACCCGCGGCGCCGACCTGGCCGACCTGGCCGGCTCCCGGCTCGGGCTGCCGCTCGGCGACGTGATGACCGGCGTCGTCAACGAGATCGCCTGA
- a CDS encoding HNH endonuclease produces MADAAEYLEPSPQSARQQWEAIAHRSDAPSGRQVVFSPVETIMCLAAGFLVDHSTFGSSSAPRAPFPVPQLAALFHRPNSSILAKMANLDGSRSHGGRHDLDVTRHLMGTPGLLAHIYCRLLEAARDVGIGPVELPDFLGLEATAGDLLGQDELDHNEVEKSVQEQSRTLAAISGLESRVTEQLLVAKARVGQHVFAGAVLRNHGHRCGFCGLAVTAGGVRARRMLVASHIKPWRASTAEERLDPANGLAACPTHDVAFDTGLITVNGGLRIHVKPEQLKAARQDPAVAAVFGRPPLRDRIVLPQGATLPGAAYLRWHHQNIYRAELPPWGLQGGSGSAS; encoded by the coding sequence GTGGCTGATGCCGCCGAGTATCTGGAGCCGTCGCCGCAGTCTGCTCGACAGCAATGGGAAGCAATCGCGCACCGCTCCGACGCCCCCTCCGGGAGGCAGGTCGTCTTCAGCCCGGTAGAGACGATCATGTGCCTGGCCGCCGGCTTTCTGGTCGATCACAGCACGTTCGGCAGCAGCTCAGCACCGCGCGCACCGTTTCCCGTGCCGCAACTTGCCGCGCTGTTCCATCGCCCGAACAGCAGCATCCTCGCGAAGATGGCCAACCTGGACGGCAGCCGGTCGCACGGCGGCCGCCACGATCTCGACGTCACACGGCACCTGATGGGGACGCCTGGGCTGCTGGCTCATATCTACTGTCGTCTGCTCGAGGCGGCTCGCGACGTTGGGATCGGACCCGTAGAGCTGCCCGACTTCCTCGGCCTGGAAGCGACGGCTGGCGACCTTCTCGGGCAGGACGAACTGGATCACAACGAGGTCGAGAAATCGGTCCAGGAACAGTCCCGTACGCTGGCGGCCATCTCTGGCCTGGAGAGTCGGGTCACCGAACAGCTGCTGGTCGCGAAGGCAAGAGTGGGGCAGCACGTGTTCGCCGGCGCCGTGCTGCGGAACCATGGTCACCGGTGCGGTTTCTGCGGACTCGCCGTCACCGCGGGGGGCGTCCGCGCTCGCCGCATGCTCGTCGCCAGTCACATCAAACCGTGGCGGGCCAGCACCGCGGAGGAACGGCTGGACCCGGCCAACGGCCTCGCCGCATGCCCGACCCATGACGTTGCCTTCGATACCGGCCTGATCACAGTCAACGGCGGACTGCGCATCCATGTGAAGCCGGAACAGCTGAAGGCGGCGCGCCAAGATCCGGCGGTCGCCGCCGTCTTCGGTCGGCCACCGTTACGGGATCGGATCGTTCTACCGCAGGGCGCGACACTGCCCGGCGCTGCGTATCTCCGGTGGCACCACCAGAACATCTACCGTGCTGAGCTACCGCCATGGGGGCTTCAGGGCGGCTCGGGGAGCGCTTCGTAG
- the ypfJ gene encoding KPN_02809 family neutral zinc metallopeptidase, with product MDLNKDAQIDTGQIEDRRGAGGGGLSGIPLPSGRGGWIVTIVFLLVALAGGGVLGGNMLSDGGDSGDLAAKCAASNPNRLDEPDCRSALFVTSIQDYWQDALPATAGKQYQQAKTVFFSQAVSTGCGQADSSVGPFYCPPDGKVYIDLSFYDELESRFGARGVFAQAYVLAHEYGHHVQNLLGVGVGGQGDSVPVELQADCYSGVWAKHATQTTDASGRPLIKSLSQADIQSALDAAAAVGDDTIQRKTTGHVDESKFTHGSAAQRQHWFSTGYEGGDPKVCDTFNS from the coding sequence GTGGACCTCAACAAAGACGCTCAGATCGACACCGGTCAGATCGAGGATCGGCGCGGCGCGGGTGGCGGTGGGTTGAGCGGCATCCCCCTGCCGAGCGGACGCGGCGGCTGGATCGTCACCATCGTCTTCCTCCTCGTCGCCCTCGCGGGCGGCGGCGTGCTGGGCGGCAACATGCTCAGCGACGGCGGCGACTCCGGCGACCTCGCGGCGAAGTGTGCGGCGTCTAACCCCAACCGGCTCGACGAGCCCGACTGCCGCAGCGCGCTCTTCGTCACGTCCATTCAGGACTATTGGCAGGACGCGCTGCCCGCGACCGCCGGCAAGCAGTACCAGCAGGCCAAGACGGTCTTCTTCAGCCAAGCGGTGAGCACCGGCTGCGGCCAGGCCGACTCGTCGGTCGGCCCGTTCTACTGCCCGCCGGACGGCAAGGTCTACATCGACCTGTCGTTCTACGACGAGCTGGAATCGCGGTTCGGCGCCCGGGGTGTATTCGCGCAGGCGTATGTGCTGGCCCATGAGTACGGCCACCACGTGCAGAACCTCCTCGGCGTCGGAGTCGGCGGCCAGGGCGACTCGGTTCCCGTCGAGCTACAGGCCGACTGCTACTCCGGGGTCTGGGCCAAACACGCGACGCAGACCACCGACGCCAGCGGCCGTCCCCTGATCAAAAGCCTGTCGCAGGCCGACATCCAGTCCGCCCTGGACGCGGCGGCAGCCGTCGGCGACGACACGATCCAGCGCAAGACGACCGGGCACGTCGACGAATCGAAGTTCACGCACGGTTCGGCGGCGCAGCGGCAGCACTGGTTCAGCACCGGGTACGAAGGCGGCGATCCCAAGGTCTGCGACACCTTCAACTCGTGA
- the menC gene encoding o-succinylbenzoate synthase — protein sequence MKLTGIELRRVAMPLVAPFRTSFGVEYARDVLLVRAYGPDAEGWGECVAMDEPLYSSEYVEGAADVIRRFLVPALAGLDTMEAHTVERAFAPIKGHPMAKAAVLTAVLDAQLRASGMSLGSYLGAVRPAVPSGVSVGIMDSIPELLDAVAGYLAEGYLRIKLKIEPGWDVEAVRAVRERFGDDILLQVDANTAYTLADARHLARLDPFDLLLIEQPLPEDDVRGHAELARVVRTPICLDESIISARAAADAIALGACSIVNIKPGRVGGYLEARRIHDVCAANGVAVWAGGMLETGLGRAANVALAALPDFTLPGDTSASSRYYARDITRPFVLEDGHLAVPTGPGIGVDPDPDALADATTATEVLSLAR from the coding sequence ATGAAGCTGACCGGAATCGAACTGCGCCGGGTCGCGATGCCCCTGGTCGCCCCGTTCCGCACCTCGTTCGGCGTCGAGTACGCCCGAGACGTGCTGCTGGTCCGGGCGTACGGGCCGGACGCCGAGGGCTGGGGCGAATGCGTCGCGATGGACGAGCCGCTCTACTCCTCCGAGTACGTCGAAGGCGCGGCCGACGTGATCCGCCGCTTCCTCGTCCCGGCGCTGGCCGGACTGGACACCATGGAGGCACACACCGTCGAGCGTGCCTTCGCCCCGATCAAGGGGCATCCGATGGCGAAGGCCGCAGTGCTGACCGCCGTCCTCGACGCGCAACTGCGCGCCTCCGGCATGTCGCTGGGCTCCTACCTCGGCGCCGTACGCCCAGCCGTCCCGTCCGGCGTCTCGGTCGGCATCATGGACTCGATCCCCGAACTGCTGGACGCGGTCGCCGGCTACCTCGCCGAGGGGTACCTGCGGATCAAGCTGAAGATCGAACCGGGCTGGGACGTCGAGGCGGTCCGGGCCGTCCGCGAACGGTTCGGCGACGACATCCTGCTGCAGGTCGACGCCAACACGGCGTACACCCTGGCCGACGCCCGGCACCTGGCCCGGCTCGACCCGTTCGATCTGCTGCTCATCGAACAGCCGCTCCCGGAAGACGACGTACGCGGTCACGCCGAACTGGCGCGCGTTGTGCGTACCCCTATCTGTCTGGACGAGTCGATCATCTCGGCGCGTGCTGCGGCCGATGCCATCGCGCTGGGCGCGTGCTCGATCGTGAACATCAAGCCGGGGCGGGTCGGCGGATATCTGGAAGCACGGCGCATCCACGACGTGTGCGCGGCCAACGGCGTGGCGGTGTGGGCCGGCGGCATGCTGGAGACGGGCCTGGGCCGGGCCGCGAACGTCGCGCTGGCCGCGTTGCCGGACTTCACCCTGCCTGGCGACACGTCCGCGTCGAGCCGCTACTACGCGCGCGACATCACGCGGCCGTTCGTCCTGGAAGACGGGCATCTCGCGGTCCCCACCGGGCCGGGGATCGGCGTCGACCCGGACCCGGACGCGCTGGCCGACGCGACCACCGCGACCGAGGTGCTGAGCTTGGCACGGTAG
- a CDS encoding GNAT family N-acetyltransferase — MAELEIIELDDVARLTDVGELLQRVWGADSPDQILNLSTLRALAHAGNYVVGAYRDGQLVGASVAFRGDDHLHSHVTGVVPGGQGAGVGHALKLHQRDWSRHHGIARIRWTFDPLVRRNAYFNLRKLGAGATEYLEDFYGALTDGINVGDPSDRLYICWELEQPVADPDLAAATRFVATPADIEGLRSADPAAAASWRYAVREGLQGPMAAGWTIAGFTDDGAYALKEPA, encoded by the coding sequence ATGGCGGAGCTGGAGATCATCGAGCTGGACGACGTCGCCCGCCTCACAGACGTCGGCGAGCTGCTGCAACGTGTCTGGGGCGCGGACTCGCCCGACCAGATCCTCAACCTGTCCACCTTGCGCGCCCTCGCCCACGCCGGAAACTACGTCGTGGGGGCGTACCGGGACGGGCAGCTGGTCGGGGCCAGCGTCGCCTTCCGCGGCGACGACCACCTCCACTCGCACGTCACCGGCGTGGTCCCCGGTGGTCAAGGCGCGGGCGTCGGTCACGCCCTCAAGCTCCATCAACGCGACTGGTCACGGCACCACGGCATCGCACGCATCCGGTGGACCTTCGACCCACTGGTACGCCGGAACGCGTATTTCAATCTGCGGAAGCTGGGCGCCGGGGCGACCGAGTACCTCGAAGACTTCTACGGCGCGCTGACCGACGGCATCAACGTCGGCGATCCGAGCGACCGGCTCTACATCTGCTGGGAGCTGGAGCAGCCGGTCGCCGACCCCGATCTGGCCGCGGCGACCCGATTCGTGGCCACGCCTGCCGACATCGAGGGTCTGCGCTCGGCCGACCCGGCTGCGGCGGCGAGCTGGCGGTACGCCGTCCGCGAGGGACTGCAAGGGCCGATGGCGGCCGGTTGGACCATCGCCGGATTCACCGACGACGGGGCGTACGCGTTGAAGGAGCCCGCATGA
- a CDS encoding GNAT family N-acetyltransferase, translating to MQALLHLQLTADDLTLRATTEADLPALAATLPDDVELNPALPGADGDPRLDRTARVYQQYWRNRADSRPGTWTLPFVVLRDGRILGEQTLEAREFGRLRTVETASWLVTGARGQGIGKRMRRAVLALAFDHLDALVAETEAWHHNTASVGVSRSLGYLPNGVYRHADGDGADDMVRLRLPVEAWREQHGGPAVKIDGLAECRDWLTA from the coding sequence ATGCAGGCGCTCCTTCACCTCCAGCTGACCGCCGACGACCTCACCCTGCGGGCGACGACCGAGGCCGACCTCCCGGCGCTGGCCGCGACGCTCCCCGACGACGTCGAACTCAATCCGGCCCTGCCAGGTGCCGACGGCGACCCCCGGCTCGACCGCACGGCGCGGGTCTACCAGCAGTACTGGCGGAATCGGGCCGACTCCAGGCCGGGCACCTGGACACTGCCGTTCGTGGTGCTCCGCGACGGCCGCATCCTCGGCGAGCAGACGCTCGAGGCCCGGGAGTTCGGCAGGCTGCGTACCGTCGAGACGGCGTCCTGGCTGGTCACCGGGGCACGCGGGCAGGGCATCGGCAAACGCATGCGGCGGGCTGTCTTGGCGCTCGCCTTCGATCACCTCGACGCGCTGGTCGCGGAGACCGAGGCCTGGCACCACAACACCGCCTCGGTCGGCGTCTCGCGCAGCCTCGGCTACCTGCCCAACGGCGTCTACCGCCACGCCGACGGCGACGGGGCCGACGACATGGTCCGACTGCGGCTGCCGGTCGAAGCCTGGCGCGAGCAGCATGGCGGGCCGGCCGTCAAGATCGACGGATTGGCCGAGTGCCGGGACTGGCTGACGGCCTAG
- a CDS encoding type II toxin-antitoxin system Phd/YefM family antitoxin, with protein MTHEVPVTQARAEFADLVNRVVYGGERVVVTRHGKPIVALVSAEDLDRLEAADQPLIRLTSDTASASEATPTRRQFGLTAEHRPPGGNPR; from the coding sequence GTGACCCATGAAGTCCCGGTGACGCAGGCCCGCGCCGAGTTCGCCGACCTCGTCAACCGCGTCGTCTACGGCGGCGAGCGGGTGGTCGTGACGCGCCACGGCAAGCCGATCGTCGCCCTCGTCTCCGCGGAGGACCTGGACCGGCTGGAGGCGGCCGACCAGCCGCTGATCCGGCTGACCAGCGACACCGCGAGCGCATCGGAGGCCACGCCGACCCGGCGCCAGTTCGGGCTCACCGCCGAACACCGCCCGCCTGGCGGAAACCCGCGCTGA